From the genome of Sulfurovum sp. NBC37-1, one region includes:
- a CDS encoding multicopper oxidase family protein: MMKRRKFITISSAAAVWVLTGCGSSNSTAGGGNNPGGNNPGDGNPGGGNPSSGSLPIPELKTPTDINGIKHYNLDIIETQHTFFEGIQTKTWALNSTYLGPTLLLKNGDNVSINYTNNLPVETTMHGHGMHVPGEMDGTAHQPIAVNGTWSARYTVNQNACTNWYHPHYLHKTAPHVYQGLAGLIIIEDDEIKNLDLPNRYGIDDIPLVLQDRFFSADKTRIDYSPSMMQLDMGYIGDTFITNGAIEPTFEAEAKEVRFRLLNGSNSTVYDLGFSNGKNFRQIASDNALLEEPVEMDRLILSPGERAEIIVDFTDDMNAIFSLQEYRYGKTFLKIDVSKTATEVTELPAELTTLAPVPTPTSQRQFILGMREMGGMNGGMNGSGGGMEFTINGKTMDMNRIDAALEQGDVEEWEIVNSTGMNHNFHIHGTHFRVVSRNDDPNQVHENEKGYKDVVYLPPHTTLKFIVEIPADGVTADSNNPYMFHCHFLEHEDNGMMGQFTVS; this comes from the coding sequence ATGATGAAAAGAAGAAAGTTTATTACAATCAGTTCTGCAGCAGCAGTATGGGTACTCACTGGATGCGGTAGTTCCAACTCAACTGCCGGAGGAGGCAATAACCCTGGTGGAAATAATCCGGGAGATGGTAACCCCGGTGGAGGCAATCCTTCAAGTGGTTCATTGCCTATCCCGGAACTGAAGACGCCCACAGATATTAATGGAATAAAGCATTATAATCTTGATATCATAGAAACACAGCATACTTTTTTTGAAGGAATTCAAACAAAGACATGGGCTCTGAACAGTACTTATCTTGGACCGACGCTTCTGTTGAAGAACGGAGATAACGTTTCCATCAACTATACAAATAATCTTCCAGTTGAAACAACAATGCATGGACATGGTATGCATGTTCCCGGTGAAATGGATGGAACGGCTCATCAGCCTATAGCAGTAAACGGAACCTGGTCGGCACGATATACCGTCAATCAAAACGCCTGTACCAACTGGTACCATCCGCACTACCTTCATAAAACCGCACCGCATGTCTATCAGGGATTGGCGGGACTTATCATTATTGAGGATGACGAGATTAAGAATCTGGATCTGCCTAACCGGTATGGTATCGATGACATCCCTTTGGTACTTCAGGACCGCTTCTTTTCCGCAGATAAAACAAGGATCGACTATTCTCCAAGTATGATGCAGCTTGATATGGGATATATAGGAGATACTTTCATTACCAATGGAGCCATCGAACCTACATTTGAAGCGGAAGCCAAAGAGGTTCGTTTCCGTTTGCTTAACGGTTCGAATTCAACAGTGTATGATCTTGGTTTCAGTAATGGGAAAAATTTCAGACAGATCGCTTCGGATAATGCACTGCTGGAAGAGCCAGTAGAGATGGATCGCCTGATACTTTCTCCCGGCGAACGTGCCGAGATCATTGTTGACTTTACTGATGATATGAATGCAATATTTTCACTTCAGGAATATCGCTATGGTAAAACATTTTTAAAGATCGATGTAAGTAAAACTGCTACAGAAGTGACAGAATTACCGGCTGAGTTGACAACACTCGCTCCTGTTCCGACACCGACCAGTCAAAGACAGTTCATACTGGGTATGAGAGAAATGGGTGGTATGAATGGCGGTATGAACGGTTCTGGAGGGGGGATGGAGTTTACTATCAATGGTAAAACAATGGATATGAACCGTATCGATGCGGCACTTGAACAGGGTGATGTGGAAGAGTGGGAGATCGTGAACAGTACCGGTATGAACCACAATTTCCATATACACGGAACACACTTCAGGGTGGTCTCACGCAATGATGATCCGAATCAGGTACATGAAAATGAAAAGGGATACAAAGATGTGGTCTATCTTCCGCCGCATACAACACTCAAGTTCATCGTAGAGATCCCGGCGGACGGAGTGACTGCAGACAGCAACAATCCCTATATGTTCCACTGCCACTTCCTCGAACATGAAGACAACGGGATGATGGGACAGTTCACTGTTTCATAG
- a CDS encoding ArsR/SmtB family transcription factor, whose amino-acid sequence MLNMEDKIKIFKALGNETRFKIFKNIFTGGYACSIDDKNPDDDIIAQATCVTSIAKQFDFALPTISRHLKEMKDAKIITMTKSKNKIYIEPNIETMKEIAECFATLVDEYEKGVVYQYDNTK is encoded by the coding sequence ATGCTGAATATGGAAGATAAGATCAAAATTTTTAAAGCATTGGGAAATGAGACACGATTTAAAATATTTAAAAACATTTTTACCGGTGGCTATGCCTGCTCCATAGACGACAAGAATCCTGATGATGACATCATTGCGCAGGCCACGTGTGTAACAAGCATTGCCAAACAGTTTGACTTCGCTTTGCCGACGATCTCCCGTCACCTCAAAGAGATGAAAGATGCCAAGATCATCACTATGACAAAAAGCAAGAATAAGATATACATTGAACCCAATATCGAAACTATGAAAGAAATAGCGGAGTGTTTCGCAACACTGGTTGATGAATATGAAAAGGGTGTGGTCTATCAGTATGACAATACCAAATAG
- a CDS encoding c-type cytochrome, translated as MKKTLIVAAGLLFSTLTLSAGNNGNAVYETNCKACHMLKPMMDKQKMMNMSMQDRMSMKEKMMKNMKAPPMAKVSAKLKHDFKGDKAQIVAFVKDYIVNPSVDKAHCMPMALKRFGVMPPIGKSLSAEDLDTIANWVVDNFNEKWDEDAMNMMCNAGKGKGMGMGKGMMKCGGGMAPKPKAGGAMKCAAGKCGGK; from the coding sequence ATGAAAAAAACACTGATCGTAGCCGCAGGGCTACTCTTTTCAACCCTGACACTCAGCGCAGGCAATAACGGCAATGCCGTTTATGAAACAAACTGTAAAGCCTGCCATATGCTCAAACCGATGATGGACAAGCAAAAGATGATGAACATGAGCATGCAGGACCGCATGTCGATGAAAGAGAAGATGATGAAGAACATGAAAGCGCCGCCTATGGCCAAGGTTTCTGCAAAGCTGAAACATGATTTTAAAGGTGACAAGGCACAGATTGTTGCTTTCGTCAAAGACTACATCGTTAACCCAAGTGTGGATAAAGCGCACTGTATGCCTATGGCACTGAAACGGTTCGGTGTGATGCCTCCCATCGGCAAATCACTCTCTGCAGAAGACCTCGATACGATCGCGAACTGGGTCGTGGACAACTTCAATGAGAAGTGGGATGAAGATGCCATGAATATGATGTGCAATGCCGGCAAAGGAAAAGGTATGGGCATGGGTAAAGGCATGATGAAGTGCGGCGGCGGCATGGCACCAAAGCCAAAAGCAGGCGGTGCCATGAAATGTGCTGCAGGCAAATGCGGCGGCAAGTAG
- a CDS encoding DUF302 domain-containing protein, whose protein sequence is MIYKVQTSKPIAQVKEEIAEKAKAVSFGVLQRYEFRKILEEKGFPIERDITVFELCNPSGAQQALTQLPEIAAYLPCRIAVYEENYATKLSTIGLEEMLAAVEVNDEFRSFMTMLFTNLKQVMHSWDD, encoded by the coding sequence ATGATCTACAAAGTTCAGACATCAAAACCCATTGCACAGGTTAAAGAAGAGATCGCTGAGAAAGCGAAGGCAGTCAGTTTCGGCGTATTGCAGCGCTATGAATTCAGGAAGATCCTGGAGGAGAAAGGTTTCCCGATCGAGAGGGACATCACCGTTTTTGAACTCTGCAACCCATCGGGGGCGCAGCAGGCTTTGACACAGCTTCCGGAGATCGCAGCCTATCTGCCATGCCGGATCGCGGTCTATGAAGAGAATTACGCAACCAAACTCTCGACCATCGGCCTTGAAGAGATGCTTGCAGCGGTAGAGGTAAACGATGAATTCAGATCGTTTATGACCATGTTGTTTACGAACCTGAAACAGGTCATGCACAGCTGGGATGATTAA
- a CDS encoding SHOCT domain-containing protein, with protein MYGFGHGWGMGFGWLVPLLIIGILFYLFQDKTKNKSRSEAQGILDKRYASGGISKEEYEEKSKLLRENA; from the coding sequence ATGTACGGATTCGGACACGGATGGGGAATGGGCTTTGGATGGCTCGTTCCTTTACTGATCATCGGTATTTTATTTTATCTGTTTCAGGATAAAACTAAAAATAAAAGCAGAAGCGAAGCGCAGGGTATACTTGACAAAAGGTATGCCAGCGGAGGCATCAGCAAAGAAGAGTATGAAGAGAAATCAAAACTCTTAAGAGAAAATGCATAA
- a CDS encoding class I SAM-dependent methyltransferase: MADNRQIIELYSELAENPKKDFGWEKGLGNARAHNYKEEWIEKLPDEVWEYCAAVGNPFSVGDIPEGASILDLGCGAGVDLLVAATLVGESGRVTGVDITPKMVERAREHAKEAGFDNVEVLENSFDALDIEDESIDIVISNGAINLTSCKESVFAEIYRVLKPDGKIYFADMIDISAEEGTCCSVEQSACCDSENSNEGEEDWANCVAGTLRQDELIEIIEKAGFEDVVCTGLTHYTTAETTQGATFKADKIPAVKIREKHWNKIFKTKDYTQVLWHQNSPEFSIAQIKSHINSREDAIIDIGCGASFLVDELLQEGYSNITLLDVSGQALEIVKERLGALADKVTYVCSDITTFETSKRYTFWHDRAVFHFLLDAKDRKKYFEVLHDSLEEHGTALIGTFSETGPLQCSGLDIVQYDDKKLKSELIDGLELLDSIEVIHTTPKETEQSFRFFMIGKV; the protein is encoded by the coding sequence ATGGCAGACAACAGACAGATCATTGAACTCTATTCGGAGTTGGCTGAAAATCCCAAGAAAGATTTTGGTTGGGAAAAAGGTTTGGGGAATGCAAGGGCGCATAACTACAAAGAAGAGTGGATCGAAAAGCTTCCAGATGAAGTCTGGGAGTACTGTGCTGCTGTAGGCAACCCTTTTTCTGTAGGAGACATACCTGAAGGGGCAAGCATTTTAGACCTTGGTTGTGGTGCGGGTGTTGATCTGCTTGTTGCTGCAACCCTCGTGGGTGAAAGTGGGCGGGTCACAGGTGTGGACATCACTCCCAAGATGGTAGAGAGGGCAAGAGAACATGCAAAAGAGGCAGGTTTTGACAATGTAGAAGTCTTAGAGAACAGTTTTGATGCGTTGGATATTGAAGATGAATCGATCGATATTGTCATCTCCAACGGTGCTATCAACCTGACTTCCTGCAAAGAGTCTGTCTTTGCAGAAATATACAGGGTACTCAAACCTGACGGGAAGATCTATTTTGCCGATATGATAGATATTTCTGCAGAAGAAGGTACCTGCTGTTCTGTGGAACAAAGTGCCTGTTGTGACAGTGAAAATAGTAATGAAGGTGAAGAAGACTGGGCAAACTGTGTGGCAGGTACCCTTCGTCAGGATGAACTGATAGAGATCATTGAAAAAGCAGGATTTGAAGATGTTGTATGTACAGGACTTACCCATTATACTACTGCTGAAACGACACAAGGGGCTACATTTAAAGCCGACAAGATTCCTGCTGTAAAAATAAGAGAAAAACACTGGAATAAGATTTTTAAAACCAAAGACTACACCCAGGTTTTATGGCACCAAAATTCACCGGAATTTTCCATAGCACAGATTAAATCACATATAAATTCCAGGGAAGATGCCATTATTGATATTGGTTGTGGTGCATCTTTCCTAGTTGATGAGTTGTTACAAGAGGGGTACAGCAATATAACCTTGCTTGATGTTTCAGGTCAGGCACTTGAAATTGTGAAAGAAAGATTAGGTGCATTGGCTGATAAAGTGACGTATGTCTGTTCAGACATTACAACTTTTGAAACTTCCAAACGTTATACATTTTGGCATGACAGAGCCGTTTTTCATTTTTTACTGGACGCTAAAGACAGAAAGAAATATTTTGAAGTCTTGCACGATTCATTGGAAGAACACGGAACTGCACTTATTGGAACGTTTAGTGAAACAGGTCCATTGCAGTGCAGCGGACTGGATATTGTTCAGTATGATGATAAGAAATTAAAATCGGAGTTAATAGACGGATTGGAATTGCTTGACAGTATAGAAGTCATCCATACAACACCGAAAGAGACAGAGCAGTCGTTTCGGTTTTTTATGATCGGGAAGGTCTGA
- a CDS encoding general stress protein has product MTKEKIVAVYDSEHDAMEALKALQEAKISKDDISVIGKGDHDEPKVEFEIERENEDIVRWGKEGVFWGAVLGSMTGAFFFWVPGFGPLVAAGSVISSLAGALGGAATIGSVAALTAWFVDIGIEEAEAHRYTDLMKEGKVLLIVKSGEKSAETAKEVLEKLGKGEVKLYAAK; this is encoded by the coding sequence ATGACGAAAGAAAAAATAGTAGCCGTATATGACAGTGAGCATGATGCAATGGAAGCGCTGAAGGCACTTCAGGAGGCCAAGATCTCGAAAGATGATATTTCCGTTATCGGGAAAGGCGACCATGATGAACCCAAAGTCGAGTTTGAGATAGAACGTGAGAATGAAGATATCGTACGATGGGGGAAAGAGGGTGTATTCTGGGGTGCCGTTCTGGGATCTATGACCGGTGCATTTTTCTTCTGGGTACCGGGGTTTGGACCGCTTGTCGCTGCCGGTTCGGTTATTTCTTCACTTGCCGGGGCACTGGGAGGTGCTGCCACCATAGGCAGTGTCGCCGCACTGACCGCATGGTTCGTCGATATCGGCATAGAAGAGGCTGAGGCACACCGCTACACAGACCTGATGAAAGAAGGCAAAGTCCTCCTGATCGTAAAAAGCGGAGAAAAAAGTGCCGAAACAGCGAAAGAGGTACTGGAAAAACTCGGCAAAGGCGAAGTCAAACTCTATGCGGCGAAATAA
- a CDS encoding rhodanese-like domain-containing protein — MANKKILATIVATIAASLCCVVPVLAVLAGSSSLASSFSWLAPYHNYLVWFTVLVLLYAWYDKLKPSKEIDCDCDAKTGFFSSKKFLAIVTVFSVIMLSFPQWGNEVFDGAPSAESCATGACESEVSKKSEVKTANAAPASTGSACKTKSDCNAKPFKQAIKRPIVKKPTDEKALTVFKYMQNEKLHPTPYKQKACTGYGRPAIDGMMADARRKVEEMSPIVLKKMIDNEDEFILLDVREVAQRSEGEIYADDTVQMTRGDLEFMIMNKIKNKDAVIVTYCRTGGRGLLAAETLKKLGYDNIYTLKGGLKAWAKAGLPFDSGLGIVVKVEDE; from the coding sequence TTGGCAAATAAAAAAATATTGGCAACTATCGTAGCAACAATCGCGGCATCACTCTGTTGTGTCGTACCGGTTTTAGCAGTTTTGGCGGGATCAAGCTCTCTCGCTTCTTCATTCTCATGGCTTGCACCCTACCACAATTATTTGGTATGGTTCACGGTTTTAGTTCTGCTGTATGCCTGGTACGACAAATTGAAACCGTCAAAAGAGATCGATTGTGACTGCGATGCAAAAACAGGTTTCTTTTCAAGTAAAAAGTTTTTGGCTATTGTAACGGTCTTCTCTGTTATCATGCTTTCATTCCCTCAGTGGGGTAACGAGGTATTTGATGGAGCACCAAGTGCAGAAAGTTGTGCGACAGGTGCCTGTGAAAGTGAAGTAAGTAAAAAGAGTGAAGTAAAAACGGCCAATGCCGCACCTGCAAGTACAGGATCAGCCTGCAAAACAAAATCAGACTGTAATGCCAAGCCGTTTAAACAAGCTATAAAGAGACCTATAGTGAAAAAGCCGACAGATGAAAAGGCATTGACGGTCTTTAAGTATATGCAAAATGAGAAACTTCATCCTACACCTTATAAACAAAAAGCCTGTACAGGTTATGGCCGTCCGGCAATTGACGGAATGATGGCTGATGCCAGAAGAAAAGTGGAAGAGATGTCTCCTATTGTACTGAAAAAGATGATAGACAATGAAGACGAATTCATACTGCTTGATGTCAGAGAAGTGGCACAACGTTCTGAAGGTGAAATTTATGCAGATGATACGGTACAAATGACACGGGGTGATCTTGAATTTATGATCATGAACAAGATCAAAAATAAAGATGCGGTCATTGTGACTTACTGTCGTACAGGAGGAAGAGGACTCTTGGCTGCCGAGACTTTGAAAAAACTGGGTTACGACAATATCTATACGCTCAAAGGCGGTCTTAAAGCATGGGCAAAAGCAGGTTTGCCTTTTGATTCCGGTTTGGGTATTGTAGTCAAAGTGGAGGATGAATAA